A region from the Candidatus Omnitrophota bacterium genome encodes:
- a CDS encoding ORF6N domain-containing protein, which translates to MEDKLIPVEVVERKIFMIRGEKVMLGMHLAELYGIETRALNQAVKRNIGRFPEDFAFVLDDSEAKWLVSQNVIPHKKYLGGHLPFVFTQEGVAMLSSVLNSERAVQANIAIMRTFVKLRQIMSINKDLAYKLAVLEHKIGKHDENIQAIFEAIRKLMAPPPIKPKPQIGFKSG; encoded by the coding sequence ATGGAAGATAAACTTATTCCAGTAGAAGTGGTTGAAAGAAAGATATTTATGATCCGTGGAGAAAAAGTGATGCTTGGTATGCATCTCGCAGAACTTTATGGGATAGAAACAAGGGCATTAAATCAGGCAGTCAAAAGAAACATCGGTAGATTTCCTGAAGATTTTGCATTTGTGCTTGATGATTCTGAAGCAAAATGGCTGGTATCACAAAATGTGATACCACATAAAAAGTACCTCGGAGGACATTTGCCGTTTGTTTTTACACAAGAAGGAGTTGCAATGCTTTCCAGTGTATTGAATAGTGAACGGGCAGTTCAAGCAAATATAGCTATAATGCGGACATTTGTAAAATTAAGACAGATTATGTCCATAAATAAAGACCTTGCTTATAAATTGGCTGTACTTGAGCACAAAATAGGGAAGCATGATGAAAATATCCAGGCGATATTCGAGGCGATTCGTAAGCTTATGGCCCCTCCGCCAATTAAACCCAAACCACAGATAGGTTTTAAGTCGGGATAG